A genomic window from Brassica oleracea var. oleracea cultivar TO1000 chromosome C8, BOL, whole genome shotgun sequence includes:
- the LOC106311382 gene encoding late embryogenesis abundant protein 1-like — MASGQNEEEFSVKAGQNVGQAQVKRDDWNVDNNTNSSQTSGFLQQKGEKVKSMAQGASEAVKNKLGMNSDNDNDYKNKNSLDRNNPNNTTCPSMPGHPPSDI; from the exons ATGGCGAGCGGACAGAATGAGGAGGAGTTCAGTGTGAAGGCCGGCCAAAACGTGGGCCAAGCACAA GTGAAGAGGGATGATTGGAACGTGGACAACAACACCAACTCTTCTCAAACTTCTGGCTTTCTCCAGCAG AAAGGGGAGAAGGTGAAGAGCATGGCTCAAGGAGCATCAGAGGCAGTGAAGAACAAACTGGGGATGAACAGTGACAACGACAATGATTATAAGAACAAGAACTCTTTGGACAGGAATAATCCTAACAACACAACCTGTCCAAGCATGCCTGGTCATCCTCCTTCCGATATTTAA
- the LOC106308932 gene encoding uncharacterized protein LOC106308932, with amino-acid sequence MWGEIAETPPREKKHKKKNKKRAEPDPDLPLTRDYGVDEDRDGVLVDDAHNEPTMGDKLSSLKLLGGEKVITEVSAPSDDKPPTAASVNVLLRQALHADDRSLLGPVRLYIWKMHPDGSVRCLIQMFYLDVVQEEEDEGPVIYEDKDSHEEGGAGAEEAMETDEEGDESDDEDADGVNSFEDFDDMSD; translated from the exons ATGTGGG GTGAAATCGCCGAGACTCCTCCCCGAGAGAAGAAGCATAAGAAGAAGAACAAGAAGCGAGCTGAACCTGATCCCGACTTACCTCTAACGCGTGATTACG GTGTTGATGAAGATAGAGATGGGGTGTTGGTAGACGACGCTCACAACGAGCCCACGATGGGTGATAAGTTATCGAGTCTTAAATTACTAGGTGGAGAGAAAGTTATCACTGAGGTTTCTGCTCCGAGTGATGATAAGCCTCCTACTGCAGCCTCTGTGAACGTTCTTTTGAGACAAGCATTGCATGCTGATGATCGGTCTCTTCTAGGCCCTGTTCGTTTGTACATCTGGAAGATGCATCCAGATGGATCAGTCAGATGTCTTATCCAGATGTTCTACCTGGATGTTGTTC AAGAAGAAGAAGATGAAGGTCCTGTGATCTATGAGGACAAGGACAGCCATGAAGAAGGAGGAGCAGGAGCCGAGGAAGCAATGGAGACAGATGAAGAGGGAGACGAATCAGACGATGAAGATGCTGATGGTGTCAATAGTTTTGAAGATTTTGACGACATGAGCGATTGA
- the LOC106308933 gene encoding uncharacterized protein LOC106308933: protein MKNNNNNRNIMKMSSAQESGNGTTNIVITETRNKKVERNTSMDVDQCAEAFITNFRKPLLLQRLESIENMLSRGL from the coding sequence ATGAAGAACAACAACAACAACAGGAACATTATGAAGATGAGTTCGGCACAAGAAAGTGGTAATGGTACTACTAACATCGTGATCACAGAGACGAGGAATAAGAAGGTAGAGAGGAACACATCAATGGACGTGGACCAATGCGCGGAAGCTTTCATCACAAATTTCAGAAAGCCGCTTCTTCTACAGCGTCTGGAATCCATCGAAAACATGCTCTCTAGGGGGCTTTAA
- the LOC106311484 gene encoding late embryogenesis abundant protein 1-like, giving the protein MASGQNEEEFSVKAGQNVGQAQVSDNNTNSSQTSGFFQQKGEKVKSMAQGASEAVKNKLGMNSDKDNDYKNKNPLGRKNPNNTTCPSMPGHPPSDI; this is encoded by the exons ATGGCGAGCGGACAGAATGAGGAGGAGTTCAGTGTGAAGGCCGGCCAAAACGTGGGCCAAGCACAAGTCAGTG ACAACAACACCAACTCTTCTCAAACTTCAGGTTTTTTCCAGCAG AAAGGGGAGAAGGTGAAGAGCATGGCACAAGGAGCATCAGAAGCAGTGAAGAACAAACTGGGGATGAACAGTGACAAGGACAATGATTATAAGAACAAGAACCCTTTGGGCAGGAAGAATCCTAACAACACAACTTGTCCAAGCATGCCTGGTCATCCTCCTTCCGATATTTAA
- the LOC106309930 gene encoding WD repeat-containing protein 43-like: MAEEKLKPLPTSDGGEIAETPPREKKHKKKNKKRAEPDPDLPLTRDYGVDEDRDGVLVDDAHNEPTMGDKLSSLNLLGGEKVITEDSAPSDDKPPTAASVNVLLRQALHADDRSLLLDCLYNRDEQVIANSVAKLNSAEVLKLLNSLLPILQSRGAVLACAIPWIKSLLLTHSSGIMSQESSLLALNSMYQLIESRITTLHTAVQVSSELDLIVDDLDEEEEEDEGPVIYEDKDSDEEEGGAGAEEAMETDEEGDESDDEDADGVNSFEDFDDMSD, translated from the exons ATGGCCGAAGAGAAACTGAAGCCTCTTCCCACCTCAGATGGAG GTGAAATCGCCGAGACTCCTCCCCGAGAGAAGAAGCATAAGAAGAAGAACAAGAAGCGAGCTGAACCTGATCCCGACTTACCTCTAACGCGTGATTACG GTGTTGATGAAGATAGAGATGGAGTGTTGGTAGACGACGCTCACAACGAGCCCACGATGGGTGATAAGTTATCGAGTCTTAACTTACTAGGCGGAGAGAAAGTTATCACTGAGGATTCTGCTCCGAGTGATGATAAGCCTCCTACTGCAGCCTCTGTGAACGTTCTTCTGAGACAAGCATTGCATGCTGATGATCGGTCTCTTCTACTTGATTGCTTGTACAACCGAGATGAACAG GTGATTGCTAACTCGGTTGCTAAGTTGAATTCAGCAGAAGTACTCAAGCTTTTGAATTCTCTTTTACCAATACTACAATCAAG GGGTGCAGTATTGGCTTGTGCGATTCCGTGGATAAAGTCTCTGTTACTTACTCATTCCAGTGGGATTATGTCCCAGGAGTCATCCTTGCTCGCATTAAACTCCATGTATCAG CTCATCGAATCTCGGATAACAACTCTTCACACTGCTGTACAAGTTTCAAGCGAATTGGACTTG ATTGTGGACGACTTGGATGAAGAAGAAGAAGAAGATGAAGGTCCTGTGATCTATGAGGACAAGGACAGCGATGAAGAAGAAGGAGGAGCAGGAGCCGAGGAAGCAATGGAGACAGATGAAGAGGGAGACGAATCAGACGATGAAGATGCTGATGGTGTCAATAGTTTTGAAGATTTTGACGACATGAGCGATTGA
- the LOC106312464 gene encoding uncharacterized protein LOC106312464, producing MLKERQVSPVSSTRNNRASPYPIRSSRSKKQKETESPPLASESVSEWEDVRCVICMEPPHNAVLLQCSSFSKGCRAYMCDTSSRHSNCFKQYRGNKKTSSKTLKCPYCRGEVHGTMKSTSARRFMNARPRCCTMDDCDFSGTYSQLKTHLKAEHPGFITPMMDPEQHMWEQLQRDREAEYVETLNALHRWEAEQRSLLAGPLYQFPPLHHHHHHPYLSFDAFIDRFTGVRGQASAANYPHGNMYPS from the coding sequence ATGCTCAAGGAAAGACAGGTTTCGCCGGTTTCAAGCACCAGAAACAACAGGGCATCTCCTTACCCTATCCGCTCTTCTCGGAGCAAGAAACAAAAGGAAACCGAGTCACCTCCTCTTGCGTCAGAGAGTGTGAGTGAATGGGAGGATGTGAGGTGTGTCATCTGCATGGAGCCGCCGCACAATGCTGTCCTCTTGCAATGCTCTTCCTTCTCCAAAGGATGTCGTGCTTACATGTGCGACACCAGCTCCCGCCACTCCAACTGCTTCAAGCAGTACCGCGGAAACAAGAAGACCAGTAGCAAGACTCTCAAGTGTCCGTACTGCAGAGGAGAGGTCCACGGGACGATGAAGTCTACTTCCGCACGGAGGTTCATGAACGCGAGACCTAGGTGCTGTACTATGGACGACTGCGATTTCTCTGGGACGTATTCTCAGCTCAAGACTCATTTGAAAGCTGAGCACCCCGGTTTTATAACGCCAATGATGGACCCGGAGCAACACATGTGGGAGCAGCTGCAGAGAGATAGAGAGGCGGAGTACGTTGAAACGCTCAACGCTCTTCATAGATGGGAAGCGGAACAGAGATCATTGCTGGCTGGCCCTCTCTATCAGTTCCCTCCACTCCACCACCACCACCACCATCCCTATCTCAGCTTTGATGCTTTCATCGATCGTTTTACTGGTGTAAGGGGGCAAGCTAGTGCTGCCAATTACCCCCATGGGAACATGTATCCCAGTTGA
- the LOC106312463 gene encoding periodic tryptophan protein 2 homolog isoform X2 yields the protein MNYRFQNLLGAPYRGGNAVITQNTQLISPVGNRVSVTDLNKHHSITLPLNTSSNICRLAASPDGTFLIAVDENSRCLFINVPRRAVLHRMRFDGKVGALKFSPDGKFFAVGVGKLVEIWESPGFSRAAFAFKRVRTFANSDDKVVSLEWSLDSEYLLVGAKDLAARLFCVRKLKGVLNKPYLFLGHRDSVVGCFFGVDKVSNKVNRAFTVARDGYMFSWGYSGKDESEDEPMSPDTLERADEIMVENKKRKEYDGRGCESEDEGEEYMHRGKWSLLRKDGFNQGSAKVTACDYHQGLDMVVVGFSNGVFGLYQMPDFICIHLLSISREKLTTAVFNGRGNWLTFGCAKLGQLLVWEWRSESYILKQQGHYFDVNCVTYSSDSQFLATGADDNKVKVWNVASGACFITFTEHSNAVTALHFMADNHSLLSASLDGTVRAWDFRRYKNYKTYTTPTPRQFVSLTADPSGDVVCAGTLDSFEIFVWSKKTGQIKDILNGHEAPVHGLMFSPLTQILASSSWDNTVRLWDVFASKGTVETFQHNHDVLTVTFRPDGKQLASCTLDGQIHFWDTVDGVLMYTIEGRRDIAGGRNMTDRRSAANSSSGKCFTTLCYSADGSYILAAGNSRYICMYDISDQVLLRRFQISHNLSLDGVLDFLSSKKMTEAGPMDLIDDDNSDEEDGIDKQSRGNLGYDLPGSKPNRGRPIIRTKGLSIAPTGRSFAAATTEGVLIFSIDESFIFDPTDLDIDVTPEAVEDAIKDNEVSRALALSMRLNEDSLIKKCIFAVSPADIKAVAMSVPQKYLERLMEALVDLLENCPHLEFLLHWCQVHGSSIQRNYRNLLPALKSLQKAITRAHQDLADMCSSNEYTLRYLCSVPNSH from the exons ATGAACTACCGCTTCCAAAACCTACTCGGCGCACCCTACAGAGGCGGAAACGCCGTCATAACCCAAAACACCCAGCTCATCTCCCCCGTCGGCAACCGCGTCTCCGTCACCGACCTCAACAAGCACCACTCCATCACTCTCCCCCTCAACACCTCCTCCAACATATGCCGCCTCGCCGCCTCCCCCGACGGCACTTTCCTGATCGCCGTCGACGAAAACAGCCGGTGCCTCTTCATCAACGTCCCTCGACGCGCGGTGCTTCACAGGATGAGGTTCGACGGCAAAGTCGGCGCCTTGAAGTTCAGCCCCGACGGTAAGTTCTTCGCCGTGGGGGTAGGGAAGCTGGTTGAGATTTGGGAGTCGCCTGGGTTCAGCCGAGCTGCTTTCGCCTTTAAGAGGGTGAGGACTTTTGCTAATTCTGATGATAAAGTTGTGTCCTTGGAGTGGAGCTTGGACTCTGAGTACTTGCTTGTTGGTGCTAAGGACTTAGCGGCTAGGTTGTTTTGCGTTAGGAAGTTGAAAGGTGTGTTGAATAAGCCTTATTTGTTTCTTGGGCATAGAGACTCTGTTGTGGGTTGCTTCTTTGGTGTTGATAAAGTGAGTAACAAGGTCAACAGGGCGTTCACGGTTGCACGTGATGGTTACATGTTTAGTTGGGGATATAGTGGCAAGGATGAATCAGAAGATGAGCCAATGTCTCCTGATACTCTGGAGAGGGCTGATGAGATTATGGTGGAAAATAAGAAACGAAAAGAGTATGATGGCAGAGGTTGTGAATCAGAGGATGAAGGAGAGGAGTATATGCATAGAGGGAAATGGAGTTTGTTGAGGAAAGATGGGTTTAACCAAGGATCAGCGAAGGTGACAGCTTGTGATTATCATCAGGGGCTAGACATGGTTGTGGTGGGGTTCTCAAACGGTGTTTTCGGGCTTTATCAGATGCCGGATTTCATCTGTATTCATCTGCTGTCTATCTCTAGGGAGAAGCTAACGACAGCTGTGTTTAACGGGCGTGGTAATTGGCTGACCTTTGGTTGCGCAAAGCTTGGGCAGCTGTTGGTTTGGGAGTGGAGATCTGAAAGCTATATACTGAAGCAGCAAGGACACTATTTTGATGTAAACTGCGTCACTTACTCATCTGATTCTCAGTTCTTGGCGACTGGTGCTGATGATAACAAAGTCAAG GTGTGGAACGTTGCATCAGGAGCATGTTTCATCACCTTCACGGAGCACAGCAATGCCGTTACTGCTCTTCATTTTATGGCTGACAACCACTCCCTCTTAAGCGCATCTCTGGACGGCACTGTTCGTGCGTGGGATTTTCGAAGGTACAAGAACTACAAAACGTATACAACCCCTACACCCCGGCAGTTTGTTTCCTTAACAGCAGACCCAAGTGGTGACGTCGTCTGTGCTGGGACACTAGACTCATTTGAG ATTTTTGTCTGGTCCAAGAAGACTGGGCAAATAAAGGATATCCTGAATGGGCATGAGGCTCCCGTTCATGGGTTGATGTTTTCTCCCTTAACG CAAATCTTAGCTTCATCCTCATGGGACAATACAGTTCGGTTGTGGGATGTGTTTGCTAGCAAAGGCACAGTGGAAACGTTTCAACACAACCACGATGTTCTAACAGTTACCTTCCGTCCTGATGGCAAGCAGTTAGCCTCGTGTACGCTAGATGGGCAGATCCATTTCTGGGACACTGTTGACGGCGTGTTGATGTACACCATAGAAGGGCGGAGAGATATCGCTGGAGGCCGCAACATGACTGACCGTCGGTCTGCAGCTAATTCAAGCTCTGGGAAGTGCTTTACAACATTATGCTATTCCGCTGATGGAAGCTATATTCTAGCCGCAGGAAATAGCAGATATATTTGCATGTATGACATCTCTGACCAG GTTCTGTTGCGTCGTTTTCAAATATCACATAATCTCTCGTTAGATGGGGTTCTTGACTTCCTGAGCTCCAAGAAGATGACAGAAGCAGGACCAATGGATCTGATTGATGATGACAACAGCGATGAAGAAGACGGCATTGATAAACAGTCTCGGGGGAATTTGGGTTATGATCTGCCTGGATCCAAGCCTAACCGCGGTAGGCCCATTATCAGGACAAAAGGCCTCAGCATAGCCCCAACTGGGAGGAGCTTTGCAGCTGCAACAACGGAAGGAGTTCTCATCTTTTCAATAGACGAGTCCTTCATCTTTGATCCAACCGATCTTGACATAGACGTGACACCAGAG GCGGTTGAGGATGCCATAAAGGATAATGAAGTGAGCAGAGCACTTGCTCTTAGCATGCGTTTGAATGAAGACAGCCTCATAAAGAAATGCATCTTTGCTGTATCTCCAGCAGACATAAAAGCTGTTGCCATGTCTGTCCCTCAAAAATACTTAGAAAGGCTAATGGAAGCTCTGGTGGATCTGCTTGAGAACTGCCCTCATCTTGAGTTCTTACTTCACTGGTGTCAG GTACACGGAAGCTCCATTCAACGAAACTATAGAAACCTACTTCCTGCATTGAAGTCGCTGCAGAAGGCGATCACCAGAGCCCACCAGGATCTGGCAGATATGTGCTCTTCCAACGAGTACACACTGCGGTACTTGTGCTCTGTTCCTAACAGTCACTGA
- the LOC106312463 gene encoding periodic tryptophan protein 2 homolog isoform X1, which yields MNYRFQNLLGAPYRGGNAVITQNTQLISPVGNRVSVTDLNKHHSITLPLNTSSNICRLAASPDGTFLIAVDENSRCLFINVPRRAVLHRMRFDGKVGALKFSPDGKFFAVGVGKLVEIWESPGFSRAAFAFKRVRTFANSDDKVVSLEWSLDSEYLLVGAKDLAARLFCVRKLKGVLNKPYLFLGHRDSVVGCFFGVDKVSNKVNRAFTVARDGYMFSWGYSGKDESEDEPMSPDTLERADEIMVENKKRKEYDGRGCESEDEGEEYMHRGKWSLLRKDGFNQGSAKVTACDYHQGLDMVVVGFSNGVFGLYQMPDFICIHLLSISREKLTTAVFNGRGNWLTFGCAKLGQLLVWEWRSESYILKQQGHYFDVNCVTYSSDSQFLATGADDNKVKVWNVASGACFITFTEHSNAVTALHFMADNHSLLSASLDGTVRAWDFRRYKNYKTYTTPTPRQFVSLTADPSGDVVCAGTLDSFEIFVWSKKTGQIKDILNGHEAPVHGLMFSPLTQILASSSWDNTVRLWDVFASKGTVETFQHNHDVLTVTFRPDGKQLASCTLDGQIHFWDTVDGVLMYTIEGRRDIAGGRNMTDRRSAANSSSGKCFTTLCYSADGSYILAAGNSRYICMYDISDQVLLRRFQISHNLSLDGVLDFLSSKKMTEAGPMDLIDDDNSDEEDGIDKQSRGNLGYDLPGSKPNRGRPIIRTKGLSIAPTGRSFAAATTEGVLIFSIDESFIFDPTDLDIDVTPEAVEDAIKDNEVSRALALSMRLNEDSLIKKCIFAVSPADIKAVAMSVPQKYLERLMEALVDLLENCPHLEFLLHWCQEICKVHGSSIQRNYRNLLPALKSLQKAITRAHQDLADMCSSNEYTLRYLCSVPNSH from the exons ATGAACTACCGCTTCCAAAACCTACTCGGCGCACCCTACAGAGGCGGAAACGCCGTCATAACCCAAAACACCCAGCTCATCTCCCCCGTCGGCAACCGCGTCTCCGTCACCGACCTCAACAAGCACCACTCCATCACTCTCCCCCTCAACACCTCCTCCAACATATGCCGCCTCGCCGCCTCCCCCGACGGCACTTTCCTGATCGCCGTCGACGAAAACAGCCGGTGCCTCTTCATCAACGTCCCTCGACGCGCGGTGCTTCACAGGATGAGGTTCGACGGCAAAGTCGGCGCCTTGAAGTTCAGCCCCGACGGTAAGTTCTTCGCCGTGGGGGTAGGGAAGCTGGTTGAGATTTGGGAGTCGCCTGGGTTCAGCCGAGCTGCTTTCGCCTTTAAGAGGGTGAGGACTTTTGCTAATTCTGATGATAAAGTTGTGTCCTTGGAGTGGAGCTTGGACTCTGAGTACTTGCTTGTTGGTGCTAAGGACTTAGCGGCTAGGTTGTTTTGCGTTAGGAAGTTGAAAGGTGTGTTGAATAAGCCTTATTTGTTTCTTGGGCATAGAGACTCTGTTGTGGGTTGCTTCTTTGGTGTTGATAAAGTGAGTAACAAGGTCAACAGGGCGTTCACGGTTGCACGTGATGGTTACATGTTTAGTTGGGGATATAGTGGCAAGGATGAATCAGAAGATGAGCCAATGTCTCCTGATACTCTGGAGAGGGCTGATGAGATTATGGTGGAAAATAAGAAACGAAAAGAGTATGATGGCAGAGGTTGTGAATCAGAGGATGAAGGAGAGGAGTATATGCATAGAGGGAAATGGAGTTTGTTGAGGAAAGATGGGTTTAACCAAGGATCAGCGAAGGTGACAGCTTGTGATTATCATCAGGGGCTAGACATGGTTGTGGTGGGGTTCTCAAACGGTGTTTTCGGGCTTTATCAGATGCCGGATTTCATCTGTATTCATCTGCTGTCTATCTCTAGGGAGAAGCTAACGACAGCTGTGTTTAACGGGCGTGGTAATTGGCTGACCTTTGGTTGCGCAAAGCTTGGGCAGCTGTTGGTTTGGGAGTGGAGATCTGAAAGCTATATACTGAAGCAGCAAGGACACTATTTTGATGTAAACTGCGTCACTTACTCATCTGATTCTCAGTTCTTGGCGACTGGTGCTGATGATAACAAAGTCAAG GTGTGGAACGTTGCATCAGGAGCATGTTTCATCACCTTCACGGAGCACAGCAATGCCGTTACTGCTCTTCATTTTATGGCTGACAACCACTCCCTCTTAAGCGCATCTCTGGACGGCACTGTTCGTGCGTGGGATTTTCGAAGGTACAAGAACTACAAAACGTATACAACCCCTACACCCCGGCAGTTTGTTTCCTTAACAGCAGACCCAAGTGGTGACGTCGTCTGTGCTGGGACACTAGACTCATTTGAG ATTTTTGTCTGGTCCAAGAAGACTGGGCAAATAAAGGATATCCTGAATGGGCATGAGGCTCCCGTTCATGGGTTGATGTTTTCTCCCTTAACG CAAATCTTAGCTTCATCCTCATGGGACAATACAGTTCGGTTGTGGGATGTGTTTGCTAGCAAAGGCACAGTGGAAACGTTTCAACACAACCACGATGTTCTAACAGTTACCTTCCGTCCTGATGGCAAGCAGTTAGCCTCGTGTACGCTAGATGGGCAGATCCATTTCTGGGACACTGTTGACGGCGTGTTGATGTACACCATAGAAGGGCGGAGAGATATCGCTGGAGGCCGCAACATGACTGACCGTCGGTCTGCAGCTAATTCAAGCTCTGGGAAGTGCTTTACAACATTATGCTATTCCGCTGATGGAAGCTATATTCTAGCCGCAGGAAATAGCAGATATATTTGCATGTATGACATCTCTGACCAG GTTCTGTTGCGTCGTTTTCAAATATCACATAATCTCTCGTTAGATGGGGTTCTTGACTTCCTGAGCTCCAAGAAGATGACAGAAGCAGGACCAATGGATCTGATTGATGATGACAACAGCGATGAAGAAGACGGCATTGATAAACAGTCTCGGGGGAATTTGGGTTATGATCTGCCTGGATCCAAGCCTAACCGCGGTAGGCCCATTATCAGGACAAAAGGCCTCAGCATAGCCCCAACTGGGAGGAGCTTTGCAGCTGCAACAACGGAAGGAGTTCTCATCTTTTCAATAGACGAGTCCTTCATCTTTGATCCAACCGATCTTGACATAGACGTGACACCAGAG GCGGTTGAGGATGCCATAAAGGATAATGAAGTGAGCAGAGCACTTGCTCTTAGCATGCGTTTGAATGAAGACAGCCTCATAAAGAAATGCATCTTTGCTGTATCTCCAGCAGACATAAAAGCTGTTGCCATGTCTGTCCCTCAAAAATACTTAGAAAGGCTAATGGAAGCTCTGGTGGATCTGCTTGAGAACTGCCCTCATCTTGAGTTCTTACTTCACTGGTGTCAG GAAATTTGCAAGGTACACGGAAGCTCCATTCAACGAAACTATAGAAACCTACTTCCTGCATTGAAGTCGCTGCAGAAGGCGATCACCAGAGCCCACCAGGATCTGGCAGATATGTGCTCTTCCAACGAGTACACACTGCGGTACTTGTGCTCTGTTCCTAACAGTCACTGA